Proteins from a genomic interval of Ensifer canadensis:
- a CDS encoding HAD family hydrolase, which yields MLAAPALVVAADAPPAGLPSWNDGLAKSAIIDFVTRVTTEGGPDYVTEVDRIAVFDNDGTLWTEQPMYFQGMFINDRIKAMAPDHPEWKDKEPFASLLKGDMAGVAAAGEKGLVELAMATHAGMTTDEFTKIVKDWFATAKHPRFDRPYNEITYLPMREVLDYLRENGFKTYIVSGGGIEFMRPMTEQMYGIPPEQVVGSTITTKYELQGDTPVLMREPKVDFIDDGPGKPVGINKFIGRRPIFVAGNSDGDYEMLRWVTSGAGPSFGMIVHHTDGEREWAYDRQSHVGKLDKAMNEAEQRKWLLIDMKADWNRIYAFEK from the coding sequence ATGCTGGCCGCGCCGGCGCTTGTGGTGGCCGCTGATGCACCTCCGGCTGGCCTTCCTTCCTGGAACGACGGTTTGGCGAAATCGGCAATCATCGACTTCGTGACGCGGGTGACGACCGAAGGCGGCCCTGATTATGTCACTGAAGTGGACCGTATCGCCGTGTTTGACAACGACGGTACGCTCTGGACCGAGCAGCCGATGTATTTCCAGGGCATGTTCATCAACGATCGCATCAAGGCTATGGCCCCGGATCACCCGGAATGGAAGGACAAGGAGCCGTTCGCATCGCTGCTGAAGGGCGATATGGCCGGCGTGGCTGCGGCCGGCGAGAAAGGTCTTGTCGAGCTCGCGATGGCGACACATGCAGGGATGACGACGGACGAATTCACGAAGATCGTCAAGGATTGGTTCGCAACCGCGAAACACCCGCGTTTCGACCGGCCCTATAACGAGATTACCTACCTGCCGATGAGGGAGGTATTGGATTATCTGCGGGAAAACGGCTTCAAGACCTATATCGTTTCGGGCGGCGGCATCGAATTCATGCGGCCGATGACCGAGCAGATGTACGGGATACCGCCGGAACAGGTTGTCGGCAGCACCATAACTACCAAGTATGAACTTCAGGGTGACACCCCGGTGCTCATGCGCGAACCGAAGGTGGATTTCATCGACGATGGCCCCGGCAAGCCGGTCGGCATCAACAAGTTCATTGGTCGCCGCCCGATCTTTGTCGCCGGCAATTCCGACGGCGACTACGAGATGCTGCGGTGGGTTACCTCTGGCGCAGGGCCGAGCTTCGGGATGATCGTGCACCACACCGACGGCGAGCGGGAATGGGCGTATGACCGCCAGTCGCATGTCGGCAAGCTCGACAAGGCGATGAACGAGGCGGAGCAGCGGAAATGGCTTCTCATCGACATGAAAGCCGACTGGAACAGGATCTACGCCTTCGAGAAATAG
- a CDS encoding formylglycine-generating enzyme family protein, which produces MAISAREPIWIEGGTFTMGSDNHYPEEAPAHPVKVDGFWIDVTPVTNRQFGAFVEATGYVTVAEKAPDPKEYPGALPEMMRPGSVIFDPPKRVTSRDPSQWWNFKFGADWKRPYGRQSNIRGKLDHPVVQISYVDAMAYAKWAGKDLPTEAEWEYAAKGGPNDAEYAWGAELVPEGRFMANTWHGTFPTENLRPDGFERTSPVASFPPNGYGLYDMIGNVWEWTSDYWSSNHPGPAQKSCCIPSNPRGGGAEASYDPRQPEILIARRVVKGGSHLCAPNYCRRYRPAARHAHEENAATTHIGFRCIRRP; this is translated from the coding sequence ATGGCGATCAGCGCGCGCGAGCCGATCTGGATCGAAGGCGGCACCTTCACGATGGGGTCCGACAATCATTACCCCGAAGAGGCACCGGCTCACCCGGTGAAGGTCGACGGATTCTGGATCGACGTCACGCCTGTCACCAACCGGCAGTTTGGTGCATTCGTCGAGGCGACCGGCTACGTCACCGTTGCCGAGAAGGCGCCTGACCCGAAGGAATACCCGGGTGCACTGCCGGAAATGATGCGGCCGGGGTCGGTGATTTTCGATCCGCCGAAGCGCGTCACCAGCCGTGACCCCTCGCAATGGTGGAACTTCAAGTTCGGTGCCGACTGGAAAAGGCCATATGGCCGGCAGAGCAACATTCGCGGCAAGCTCGACCATCCCGTCGTGCAGATTTCCTATGTCGATGCCATGGCCTATGCGAAATGGGCCGGCAAGGATCTGCCGACGGAAGCCGAGTGGGAGTATGCCGCCAAGGGCGGCCCGAATGACGCGGAATATGCGTGGGGCGCCGAACTTGTCCCTGAGGGCCGTTTCATGGCCAACACCTGGCACGGCACCTTCCCGACCGAGAACCTGCGCCCTGACGGCTTCGAGCGGACGTCGCCGGTCGCCAGCTTCCCGCCCAACGGCTATGGCCTTTACGACATGATCGGCAATGTCTGGGAATGGACAAGCGACTACTGGTCGAGCAACCACCCGGGGCCTGCGCAAAAAAGCTGCTGCATCCCCTCCAATCCGCGCGGCGGCGGGGCTGAGGCAAGTTACGACCCGCGGCAGCCGGAGATCCTGATCGCGCGGCGGGTGGTGAAGGGCGGATCGCATCTCTGCGCGCCGAACTATTGCCGTCGCTACCGCCCCGCGGCCCGTCACGCGCATGAGGAAAATGCGGCAACGACCCATATCGGCTTTCGCTGCATTCGCCGGCCGTAG
- a CDS encoding AAA family ATPase, with product MGTRDDIEQLGKRIGEAIVGQQGMIERLLLGLLSNGHLLVEGLPGLAKTRAIKSMAKNLDAELSRIQFTPDLLPSDITGSEVYFTEGGKGEFRFQQGPIFANLILADEVNRAPAKVQSALLEAMEERQVTVGGDSHELPELFMVMATQNPIEQEGTYPLPEAQLDRFLMHIQVDYPDAKSEAEIMRLVRSEETAAASKVKSNEKLAQDAVFTARKEISAVTVSSAIEDYIVALVMATRYPDKLDKDVAKWIQVGISPRGVIGLDKVSRAHAWLKGRDFVTPDDVQATVHDVFRHRLVLSYEAHAGGTRANQVIDRIVQQVAVA from the coding sequence ATGGGTACACGTGACGACATCGAACAGCTCGGCAAGCGGATCGGCGAAGCCATTGTCGGCCAACAGGGCATGATCGAACGCCTGCTGCTCGGCCTCCTGAGCAACGGCCACCTGCTGGTCGAAGGCCTGCCCGGGCTTGCCAAGACGCGGGCCATCAAGAGCATGGCGAAGAACCTCGACGCCGAGCTGTCACGCATCCAGTTCACACCGGACCTTTTACCCTCCGACATCACCGGCTCGGAGGTCTATTTCACCGAAGGCGGCAAGGGCGAGTTCCGCTTTCAGCAGGGTCCGATCTTCGCCAATCTCATCCTTGCCGACGAAGTCAACCGCGCACCGGCGAAAGTGCAGTCCGCCCTGCTCGAGGCGATGGAGGAGCGGCAAGTGACTGTCGGTGGCGACAGTCACGAGCTTCCCGAGCTCTTCATGGTGATGGCAACGCAAAACCCGATCGAGCAGGAAGGCACCTACCCCTTGCCTGAGGCGCAGCTCGATCGTTTCCTCATGCACATCCAGGTCGATTATCCCGACGCCAAGTCGGAGGCCGAGATCATGCGGCTGGTGCGGTCGGAAGAAACGGCTGCCGCCTCGAAAGTGAAGTCCAACGAAAAGCTGGCTCAGGATGCGGTGTTTACGGCACGAAAGGAAATCTCGGCAGTGACCGTCTCGAGCGCGATCGAGGACTATATCGTCGCCCTGGTTATGGCGACACGCTACCCGGACAAGCTCGACAAGGACGTGGCCAAATGGATCCAGGTGGGCATCAGTCCGCGCGGCGTCATCGGTCTCGACAAGGTCTCGCGCGCCCATGCCTGGCTGAAGGGAAGAGACTTCGTGACGCCGGATGACGTGCAAGCGACAGTACACGACGTCTTCCGCCACCGGCTCGTCCTCTCCTATGAAGCCCATGCCGGCGGCACGAGGGCCAACCAGGTCATAGACCGGATCGTGCAGCAGGTCGCTGTCGCCTGA